A genomic stretch from Pseudomonas mendocina includes:
- a CDS encoding OprD family porin, whose protein sequence is MRIASLTARTPASLLTLGLAATASPAALADFIEDSSASLTTSNIYLNRDFRENKGQNKREEWGQGFILDIKSGYTDGTVGVGVDALGLMGIKLDSGRGTSGTDLLPTQDDGGAPDTFGHLGLTGKIKVSQTEFRYGSHILELPVAKSSQSRLLPQVFEGGLLTSKEIDGLQLLGGRLTKVVDRASTNSEKLVLNSKNKRFRSDARADHMDLIGAEYAFTDKWTGRYHAAELDDVYRQHYFGLLGSHPIGPGTLSADIRLALSKDTGAATGGKVDNRAFGAMFTYSYDAHKFGLGYQDMGGDTGFAYLDGSDPYLINFVQINDFANADERSWQARYDFDLASIGIPGLTFMTRYISGDDAQIAGSNKRGSEWERDSEIKYVVQSGPLKDVYVRLRNATFRSDFARDADENRIIVGYTLPIW, encoded by the coding sequence ATGCGTATCGCATCACTAACGGCTCGCACGCCAGCTTCACTGCTCACTTTGGGCCTCGCCGCTACCGCCTCACCTGCTGCCTTAGCCGACTTTATCGAAGACAGCTCCGCCTCCCTGACAACCAGCAACATTTACCTGAACCGGGATTTCCGTGAGAACAAAGGTCAGAATAAACGTGAAGAATGGGGCCAAGGTTTTATTCTGGACATCAAATCCGGGTACACCGACGGAACTGTGGGCGTAGGGGTAGATGCTTTGGGCCTGATGGGCATCAAGCTCGACTCAGGCAGAGGCACCTCCGGCACCGACCTGTTACCCACCCAAGATGACGGCGGCGCTCCTGACACCTTCGGACACCTGGGCCTGACAGGGAAAATCAAAGTTTCCCAAACTGAATTCCGCTACGGCTCCCATATTCTTGAGCTGCCCGTGGCTAAATCCAGCCAAAGCCGTTTGCTGCCACAAGTTTTTGAAGGCGGTCTGCTGACCTCCAAAGAGATTGACGGACTGCAGCTGCTCGGTGGACGCCTGACCAAAGTGGTCGATCGCGCCTCCACTAACTCTGAAAAATTGGTTCTCAACAGCAAGAACAAGCGTTTCCGCAGTGATGCCCGCGCCGATCACATGGATCTAATCGGCGCCGAGTATGCATTCACCGACAAATGGACGGGGCGCTATCACGCCGCAGAGCTGGATGACGTTTATCGCCAGCATTATTTCGGCCTGCTAGGATCCCACCCGATCGGCCCCGGCACCCTGTCCGCCGACATCCGCCTGGCCCTCAGTAAGGACACCGGTGCAGCCACAGGTGGCAAGGTGGATAACCGCGCGTTCGGCGCCATGTTTACCTACAGCTATGACGCGCACAAGTTTGGGCTTGGCTACCAGGACATGGGCGGTGACACTGGCTTTGCTTACCTCGATGGCAGTGACCCGTATCTGATCAACTTCGTACAAATCAACGACTTTGCCAACGCCGACGAGCGTTCATGGCAAGCCCGCTACGACTTTGATCTGGCCAGCATCGGAATTCCCGGATTAACCTTTATGACACGCTATATTTCTGGCGATGATGCTCAGATTGCAGGTAGCAACAAGCGCGGCAGCGAATGGGAGCGTGACAGCGAGATCAAATACGTGGTGCAAAGTGGCCCGCTCAAAGACGTCTATGTACGCCTGCGCAACGCCACATTCCGCTCAGATTTCGCCCGCGACGCCGATGAAAACCGCATCATCGTCGGCTACACCCTCCCCATCTGGTAA
- a CDS encoding tripartite tricarboxylate transporter substrate binding protein → MALAAPILADEPKRPECIAPAAPGGGFDLTCKLAQSALVQEKLLKAPMRVTYMPGGVGAVAYNAVVAQRPADAGTITAFSSGSLLNLAQGKFGRFDEGAVKWIAAIGSSYGAIAVRSDSPYKNLKDLVDAIKANPGKVVIGSGGTVGSQDWMQTALIAKAAGINPRELRYVAMEGGGELATALLGGHIQVASTDISDSVPHIASGDMRILAVMSEERLPGKVVADIPTAKEQGFDVVWPVIRGFYLGPKVSDEAYAWWKSSFDQLLASEDFAKLRTERELYPFAMTGEELDSYVKKQVADYKKLAQDFGLIQ, encoded by the coding sequence ATGGCCCTTGCTGCGCCGATTTTGGCGGACGAACCTAAACGCCCTGAATGCATTGCACCTGCTGCGCCCGGTGGCGGTTTTGACCTGACCTGCAAACTGGCGCAGAGCGCTCTCGTGCAGGAAAAACTGCTAAAAGCCCCCATGCGTGTCACTTACATGCCTGGTGGCGTGGGCGCTGTGGCCTACAACGCCGTGGTCGCTCAACGCCCTGCTGATGCTGGCACCATCACTGCATTTTCCAGCGGATCACTGCTCAACCTTGCCCAAGGTAAGTTTGGCCGTTTCGACGAAGGTGCCGTGAAGTGGATTGCAGCGATTGGCAGCAGCTACGGCGCCATTGCTGTGCGCAGCGACTCCCCCTACAAAAACCTCAAGGACTTGGTTGATGCCATCAAGGCCAACCCTGGCAAAGTTGTCATCGGCTCAGGCGGCACGGTTGGCAGCCAGGACTGGATGCAAACCGCGCTGATTGCTAAGGCCGCCGGTATTAACCCGCGAGAGTTGCGTTATGTCGCCATGGAAGGTGGTGGTGAATTGGCCACAGCCCTGCTGGGCGGCCATATCCAAGTCGCCAGCACCGATATTTCTGACTCCGTGCCACACATTGCCAGCGGCGATATGCGCATCCTTGCGGTGATGTCAGAAGAACGCCTGCCCGGCAAAGTCGTGGCAGACATTCCGACCGCTAAGGAGCAAGGCTTCGACGTGGTCTGGCCGGTAATCCGCGGCTTCTATCTCGGCCCTAAAGTCAGCGACGAGGCATACGCCTGGTGGAAGAGCTCCTTCGATCAGCTGTTGGCCTCAGAAGACTTCGCCAAGCTGCGCACCGAACGCGAGCTGTACCCCTTCGCCATGACGGGCGAAGAACTGGACAGCTACGTAAAAAAACAGGTAGCCGACTACAAGAAGCTTGCCCAGGACTTCGGCCTGATCCAGTAG